The Stygiolobus azoricus genome window below encodes:
- a CDS encoding ATP-binding protein, which produces MKVYPLSFKEFLRFKGFVYNPLMDYTLQRGKILSLLREYLQFGSYPAVVLEEDKVRLLRSYFDSVIVRDLSIVKPNVAETFASFLIANYSNPITVNRVYNYIKGLGIKIGKETILELFSKAKETYFSFLVEEFERSESKRRTNPKKLYIIDTGYPTALGYGFSISRAMENAVYIELLRRGYREIFYWKGKKREVDFVVSKNFEPKVLIQVTYATEKVEEREIEGLKEASSSLKAEEGVIITWDYEGKINGFKATPLWKWLLKST; this is translated from the coding sequence ATGAAAGTCTATCCTTTATCTTTTAAGGAGTTCCTTAGGTTTAAGGGGTTCGTCTACAATCCCTTGATGGACTATACTCTGCAACGGGGCAAAATACTCTCCCTTCTGAGGGAATATTTACAGTTCGGTTCTTACCCTGCAGTTGTTCTTGAGGAAGATAAGGTTAGGCTCCTGAGGTCATATTTCGATTCGGTAATAGTAAGAGATCTTTCGATAGTTAAACCTAATGTCGCCGAAACCTTCGCAAGCTTCCTAATAGCTAATTACTCTAATCCCATTACAGTGAACAGAGTTTACAACTACATTAAAGGGTTAGGAATTAAGATAGGTAAGGAGACCATTCTAGAACTGTTTTCAAAGGCTAAGGAAACTTACTTTTCATTTCTAGTTGAGGAATTCGAAAGGAGCGAGAGTAAAAGGAGAACTAATCCCAAAAAGCTTTATATAATTGATACCGGTTATCCAACTGCCCTAGGTTATGGGTTCTCAATTTCTAGGGCAATGGAAAACGCAGTATATATCGAGCTATTGAGAAGGGGGTATAGAGAAATATTTTATTGGAAGGGTAAAAAGAGAGAAGTCGACTTCGTTGTGTCTAAAAATTTCGAACCTAAAGTTTTAATTCAAGTGACTTACGCTACGGAGAAGGTGGAGGAAAGAGAAATAGAAGGTCTAAAGGAGGCAAGTTCGTCTTTGAAAGCCGAGGAAGGAGTAATAATAACTTGGGATTATGAAGGGAAAATTAACGGGTTTAAAGCAACTCCTCTATGGAAGTGGTTATTAAAAAGCACATGA
- a CDS encoding ATP-binding protein, translated as MEGEIKSFIAEWLTSPLPNVVERDLSLPLDKDYIITITGGRRSGKTFLIYQTIKKIIEGGLASRDEILYVDFDDYRLKNVTVNDLDKIILYFEELTGKTPKYIFFDEIQNVEDYGSWFRKRLNAKIFLSGSSSQLTPLNIADELRGRSVNYESLSFIF; from the coding sequence GTGGAAGGGGAAATAAAGAGCTTTATAGCAGAGTGGCTTACTTCACCTTTACCTAATGTAGTAGAAAGGGACTTATCCCTGCCATTGGACAAGGATTATATAATCACAATAACCGGTGGAAGAAGAAGTGGTAAAACTTTCCTCATCTATCAGACGATAAAGAAAATAATTGAAGGAGGTTTAGCCTCTCGTGACGAAATATTGTACGTTGATTTTGACGATTACAGGTTAAAGAACGTAACTGTTAACGATCTGGATAAGATAATTTTGTACTTTGAAGAACTCACTGGGAAAACTCCTAAGTATATTTTCTTCGACGAGATTCAAAACGTAGAGGATTACGGTAGTTGGTTTAGGAAGAGGTTAAACGCTAAGATCTTTCTCTCCGGTTCGTCCTCACAATTAACTCCTTTAAATATAGCTGATGAACTTAGGGGGAGGAGTGTAAATTATGAAAGTCTATCCTTTATCTTTTAA
- a CDS encoding DNA double-strand break repair nuclease NurA has protein sequence MEFGEVIKSLFSLLTTLDQPYLGVSPISNIEDSTTVQIVEELGECESLATFSYLDSSSRMMVVKGANVYFASLYANLVTEHLMIPQQVERPFMAIKASEEVRKLIEGDQVLSQLVAINNVNGEPYSEDYKDDNILNELRISLENYAIQKSKYVTVVDGPIIPGPYLQMVGEPYKSAFITLINQRKKDNLIGIVKRLNYSRKLRRSELIKEPKLYNATDDIVVEYLGRGKEFYTTPILEEEVDIGGNKYTRYMVYVKVRDGVFRVESLSKNLLCRGVYTARKYASYRGIPEFIEAADRLSRKLSASAFIFAFNIARITTGVNYEDWEGLRTAVLDVSD, from the coding sequence ATGGAGTTTGGAGAAGTAATAAAGTCACTTTTTAGTTTACTGACTACACTCGATCAACCTTACCTCGGGGTCTCTCCTATTTCCAACATAGAGGACTCGACAACGGTACAAATAGTGGAGGAATTAGGAGAATGTGAGAGTTTAGCCACTTTCTCCTATCTAGATTCATCTTCAAGGATGATGGTCGTTAAAGGGGCTAACGTCTATTTCGCGTCACTGTATGCGAATCTTGTGACCGAGCACTTAATGATCCCGCAACAAGTGGAAAGACCCTTCATGGCTATAAAGGCATCAGAAGAAGTAAGAAAGTTGATTGAAGGAGACCAAGTGCTTTCCCAATTGGTCGCTATAAACAACGTAAATGGAGAGCCGTACTCAGAAGATTACAAGGATGATAACATACTTAACGAGTTGAGGATTTCCTTGGAGAACTATGCAATACAAAAGTCTAAATATGTGACCGTTGTAGATGGCCCAATAATACCTGGTCCCTACCTCCAAATGGTAGGAGAACCTTACAAATCCGCATTCATCACTTTAATAAACCAACGCAAAAAAGACAACCTGATAGGGATAGTAAAGAGGTTGAACTACAGTAGGAAATTAAGGAGGTCAGAGCTCATAAAAGAGCCTAAGTTATATAACGCTACGGACGACATAGTCGTAGAGTACTTAGGAAGGGGGAAAGAGTTTTACACTACTCCAATCTTGGAGGAGGAGGTAGACATAGGAGGGAATAAATACACTAGGTACATGGTTTACGTTAAGGTCAGGGATGGGGTGTTCAGGGTTGAGAGCCTATCTAAGAACTTACTTTGCAGAGGAGTTTACACAGCGAGAAAGTACGCGTCATACCGCGGTATACCAGAATTTATAGAAGCAGCAGATAGGTTATCAAGGAAGCTAAGTGCGTCAGCTTTCATTTTTGCCTTTAACATTGCCAGAATTACCACGGGTGTGAATTATGAAGATTGGGAGGGCTTAAGAACAGCAGTGCTGGACGTGAGTGATTGA
- a CDS encoding ATP-binding protein yields the protein MEEREENLQKGDREEEMKQTISESTEAHPLSQLIDEAKERARGKIIGMVSRVYPAEYGEEEREVKIEVSFDTYLNSNVLIGSYLGISLLVSKTLMLSRVKAVARQDILSISKVPSLLSQENASGLITPLVITVELLSEKVNGEVVPPSSPIDPQSPVFLPSLDFLKEMLGIPEDGVRIGKVMEGYREIEVDVRLSKEALKHHVLVVGTTGAGKTNLLKVIMKNSETPLIVFDIQGDYVKPAVEIGGSVIVPVTRDYGTEVVEFINVFLKRSNLTEFRTIEQKDNKFVLSNGKSSFNLYLIGFRFPENYKLLPDIATYFSAQAGEFFKVISEKCVNENDIIDNWEEYCKDFMEDMNVHRATQDNIIRSVYLLSQTGIFDVPYGKGVNKNYYHEPNYTDIMKSKAVVDLRWALERGISSATIASFLIITKIFKIIDDRYKKEGKETEYLMIFDEAHEYFPQGSREENKEPLERLINKIMRLGRVRGIGTILATHRPTDLNDLILTLANTKIAMRADEDALKRIGMEKYSKVLSVAPPGFGVISSYTIKVKELNFRAEKYRTE from the coding sequence ATGGAAGAGAGGGAAGAGAACTTACAAAAAGGAGATAGGGAGGAGGAAATGAAACAGACTATTTCTGAGTCAACTGAAGCTCATCCTCTATCCCAGTTGATAGATGAGGCGAAAGAGAGGGCGAGAGGAAAGATAATAGGTATGGTATCCAGGGTTTATCCTGCTGAGTACGGAGAAGAGGAGAGGGAAGTTAAAATAGAGGTCTCCTTTGACACTTACTTGAACAGTAATGTACTCATAGGGTCTTATCTGGGTATCTCGTTACTCGTCTCGAAGACTTTAATGCTATCTAGGGTGAAGGCAGTTGCGAGGCAGGACATACTTTCGATATCTAAGGTACCTTCTCTGTTATCTCAAGAGAACGCAAGCGGTCTAATAACGCCTTTGGTAATCACCGTAGAACTACTCTCGGAAAAGGTTAACGGGGAAGTTGTACCGCCTTCTTCCCCCATTGACCCTCAAAGTCCCGTTTTCTTACCGTCGCTGGATTTCTTAAAGGAAATGTTGGGAATTCCAGAGGATGGAGTGAGAATAGGAAAAGTAATGGAAGGCTATAGGGAAATTGAAGTTGATGTAAGACTCAGCAAAGAGGCGTTAAAACACCACGTCTTAGTAGTAGGGACTACCGGTGCAGGTAAGACTAACTTGCTGAAAGTAATAATGAAGAACTCAGAGACCCCTTTAATTGTCTTTGACATTCAAGGAGATTATGTGAAGCCTGCGGTAGAAATAGGGGGATCAGTTATAGTCCCGGTGACACGGGACTATGGGACGGAAGTTGTGGAATTTATAAACGTCTTTCTAAAGAGGAGTAACTTGACGGAGTTTAGAACAATTGAACAAAAGGACAACAAATTCGTCTTGAGTAACGGTAAGTCGTCTTTCAACCTTTATTTGATCGGCTTTAGGTTTCCAGAAAATTACAAATTATTACCAGACATCGCTACTTACTTTTCAGCCCAGGCAGGTGAGTTCTTTAAGGTGATTTCAGAGAAATGTGTAAACGAAAACGACATCATTGATAATTGGGAAGAATACTGCAAGGACTTTATGGAGGATATGAACGTGCACCGTGCAACTCAGGATAATATAATAAGATCGGTTTACTTACTCTCTCAGACCGGTATTTTCGACGTGCCATATGGTAAAGGTGTAAATAAGAACTACTACCACGAGCCAAACTATACAGATATTATGAAAAGTAAGGCGGTAGTAGACTTAAGGTGGGCATTAGAAAGGGGAATAAGTTCCGCTACAATCGCCTCTTTCCTTATCATTACTAAGATCTTTAAGATAATTGATGATCGCTATAAGAAAGAAGGTAAGGAAACTGAGTATTTAATGATCTTCGACGAGGCTCATGAATATTTCCCGCAAGGAAGTAGAGAAGAAAATAAGGAACCTCTGGAGAGGTTGATAAACAAGATTATGAGGCTTGGGAGGGTTAGGGGAATAGGTACGATACTAGCTACACATAGGCCCACGGACTTAAACGATTTGATACTCACGTTAGCTAATACTAAAATCGCGATGAGAGCAGACGAGGACGCATTAAAGAGGATCGGTATGGAAAAATATTCAAAAGTTCTAAGTGTTGCTCCTCCAGGTTTCGGTGTAATCTCCTCATACACAATAAAGGTTAAAGAGCTGAATTTCAGGGCTGAAAAGTATCGAACAGAGTAA
- a CDS encoding AAA family ATPase, translated as MRVTVRGIGAIRDVSFSINKTTVIVGNNGSGKTTLLLILYALINAWAKEAKLKSLQIDDYFKKALAYTFKRSIEETFRSDIKEIINGEGEVDFEGDLGTMSVKVTREGVNVGLSLKRDVKFEVREMENKDLPVGEIQVNTKGTNVEIVYGTKGKEKYQYFDLLKDILKDVESNAVINSFLDLFFSGFRPAVYVTETKGEVVIRNKRVAITDFGVFIDGRRYPVVSRGLKRIAEILLSSKNGELVLIDDAEVYLDEEMKKVLVEEVINKKKVVMTTRDKSFASLFENIVNLD; from the coding sequence ATGAGAGTAACTGTAAGGGGAATAGGAGCCATCCGTGACGTTAGTTTTTCAATAAACAAGACAACCGTTATCGTTGGTAATAACGGCAGTGGTAAAACAACCCTTCTCTTGATTTTATACGCATTGATTAACGCCTGGGCAAAGGAAGCGAAGTTAAAGTCCTTACAGATAGACGATTATTTCAAAAAGGCATTGGCATACACCTTTAAGAGGAGCATTGAAGAGACTTTCCGTTCCGATATAAAGGAGATCATTAACGGGGAGGGTGAAGTAGACTTCGAAGGCGATTTAGGGACTATGTCAGTAAAGGTTACGAGGGAGGGAGTAAACGTGGGATTAAGCCTCAAAAGAGATGTGAAGTTCGAAGTAAGAGAAATGGAAAATAAGGATTTACCGGTGGGGGAAATACAAGTTAATACGAAAGGCACTAATGTGGAAATTGTTTATGGCACAAAGGGGAAAGAGAAATACCAGTATTTCGACCTACTCAAGGACATATTAAAAGACGTGGAGAGTAACGCAGTAATAAACTCCTTCTTAGACCTCTTCTTTTCGGGCTTTAGGCCAGCTGTCTATGTGACTGAGACTAAAGGCGAGGTAGTAATCAGGAATAAGAGGGTGGCCATCACTGACTTCGGCGTATTTATTGACGGGAGAAGATACCCAGTAGTTTCTCGTGGTTTGAAGAGGATTGCTGAGATTTTGCTCTCCAGTAAGAATGGTGAGCTAGTACTCATAGATGACGCTGAGGTGTATTTGGATGAGGAGATGAAGAAAGTGTTGGTAGAAGAGGTGATTAATAAGAAGAAAGTGGTTATGACGACGAGGGATAAATCATTCGCCTCTCTTTTTGAAAACATTGTAAATTTGGACTGA
- the malA gene encoding alpha-glucosidase MalA, with translation MRIEIEERDGIYKVKVNDPLPPVDFGFKGVKSSKSLSDFSLNVYEEKDYIVIEKPLDLREHVFGLGEKAVELDRRRKRYIMWNLDHYAYQKFQDPLYINIPFMITLLHGKAMGYFINSASKLIFDIGFEDYDKIKIKVPENGLEFYILEGPSIEEVIERYVEVTGKPFLPPEWAFGYMISRYSYYPQDKIVELVDLLQKEGIKVTGVFLDIDYMDSFKLFTWNKDRFYDPKKFIDELHSRGVKIITIVDHGVRADQNYKIFLSGLGKYCETDKGDLFVGKLWAGNCVYPDFFREETREWWSNLIAEWLSQGIDGIWLDMNEPTDFSMEYCINDVLGKLPINLKNLAEYKAFPDNVVHKLKDKVVPHSKVRNAYPYYEAEATFKGFEKAGRKDVFILSRSGYSGIQKYAFVWTGDSTPSWDQLKLQLQLVLGLSISGIPYVGIDIGGFLGRDLKEIDNSPEMLLKQFQISLFFPLFRTHKAKDGIDTEPIFLPSFYKEKIKEVINLRYKFLPYLYMLAVEAHEKGHPIVRPLFYEFQQDEDTYSIDDEYIAGKYLLYAPILQGEKRKVYLPIKVQWADFWNGEEVRGWVDSKHELPIYVRRGSIIPLSDGLLVYGDGRVVYNGVVIQSEGGIITFSKPLYLESLSLYSLQGKVLVNGKEANYKINGKIVMVDIRSEVREVKVV, from the coding sequence ATGAGGATTGAAATAGAAGAGAGGGACGGAATTTACAAGGTGAAGGTCAATGACCCTCTTCCACCAGTGGATTTCGGTTTTAAGGGAGTTAAATCAAGTAAGTCCTTAAGCGATTTCTCCTTAAATGTTTATGAAGAGAAGGATTACATAGTGATCGAGAAACCTCTGGATTTGAGGGAGCACGTGTTTGGCCTCGGTGAAAAAGCAGTAGAGTTAGATAGGAGGAGAAAAAGGTATATCATGTGGAATTTGGATCACTATGCCTATCAGAAGTTCCAAGATCCCCTTTACATTAATATACCCTTTATGATCACGTTACTTCACGGAAAAGCGATGGGCTACTTCATTAATTCTGCTTCTAAGTTGATCTTTGACATAGGATTTGAAGATTATGATAAAATCAAGATAAAAGTACCAGAAAACGGACTTGAATTCTACATACTAGAAGGTCCTAGTATTGAAGAGGTGATTGAGAGGTATGTTGAAGTTACTGGAAAGCCATTTTTACCACCAGAATGGGCCTTCGGTTACATGATCTCAAGGTATTCCTACTACCCACAAGACAAAATTGTCGAGCTAGTTGACTTACTCCAAAAAGAAGGTATAAAGGTCACAGGTGTGTTCTTGGACATTGATTATATGGATTCTTTCAAGCTCTTCACGTGGAATAAGGATAGGTTTTACGATCCTAAAAAATTCATTGATGAACTCCACTCCCGTGGGGTTAAAATAATTACTATAGTTGATCATGGCGTCAGAGCTGACCAAAATTATAAGATCTTCTTATCTGGTCTGGGTAAGTATTGTGAGACTGATAAAGGAGACCTTTTCGTGGGAAAATTATGGGCAGGTAACTGCGTTTATCCGGACTTCTTTAGGGAAGAAACAAGGGAGTGGTGGAGTAATCTAATAGCCGAATGGCTTTCTCAAGGGATCGACGGGATATGGTTAGACATGAATGAGCCCACAGACTTCAGCATGGAATATTGTATAAACGATGTCCTCGGGAAGTTACCAATAAATTTAAAGAACCTAGCCGAGTATAAGGCCTTCCCGGATAACGTAGTTCATAAATTGAAGGACAAGGTCGTACCCCACTCTAAGGTAAGAAATGCATACCCCTACTACGAGGCTGAAGCCACGTTTAAGGGCTTTGAAAAGGCGGGTAGGAAGGACGTATTCATACTATCGAGGAGCGGTTACTCGGGGATACAGAAATATGCCTTTGTGTGGACTGGGGATAGCACTCCTTCGTGGGACCAGTTGAAGTTGCAGCTACAGTTAGTACTGGGGTTGTCGATTTCAGGAATACCCTACGTAGGTATAGATATAGGGGGTTTTCTAGGTAGGGACCTGAAAGAGATCGATAACTCACCTGAGATGCTGCTTAAACAGTTCCAAATCTCCCTATTTTTCCCTCTCTTTAGGACTCATAAGGCTAAGGACGGGATAGACACAGAACCTATTTTCCTACCTTCGTTTTACAAAGAGAAGATTAAGGAAGTAATAAACTTGAGGTATAAGTTTCTCCCGTACCTTTACATGCTTGCTGTCGAAGCACACGAAAAAGGGCACCCTATTGTTAGGCCGTTGTTTTACGAGTTCCAGCAAGACGAGGACACTTACAGTATTGATGATGAATACATAGCCGGTAAATATTTGCTTTATGCACCAATACTTCAAGGTGAGAAGAGGAAGGTATATTTACCGATAAAGGTCCAGTGGGCTGATTTTTGGAACGGTGAAGAGGTGAGGGGCTGGGTGGACTCAAAACATGAACTCCCGATATACGTGAGGAGGGGTTCGATAATACCTTTATCAGACGGGTTATTAGTTTACGGAGACGGTAGGGTTGTGTATAATGGTGTTGTGATTCAGAGCGAGGGTGGGATAATAACTTTCTCAAAGCCGTTATACCTAGAGAGTTTATCACTCTATTCACTACAAGGAAAAGTACTGGTTAATGGTAAAGAGGCTAATTATAAGATTAATGGAAAAATCGTTATGGTGGACATTAGAAGTGAGGTTAGGGAAGTAAAGGTTGTTTAG
- the fdhF gene encoding formate dehydrogenase subunit alpha, whose amino-acid sequence MLIPTICPFCGVGCGLLLDVEGGKVVRVIPEKDHIVSKGKICGKGATAHKTLYLPGRLTRPLKRVGDSFVEVGWNEALNEIVERIKEVKEKYGGKAIAIYGGCQNSLEEVYLMSKLIRFLGSNNVDSCARICHEPSATALKEVVGIGASGTSVEEIPNAKVLVIAGEQITESHPVLTEYLIEAKKHGTKIIVIDPRFTKTAKLADLYIPVNQGTDVYLYNAVGNYLIKRGLYDEEFVKVRTKGFEEYAKTVSRYTLEEAERITGVPKELIIKFAEMITIKPTIFSWGLGLSEGGGINAIRAFLNLMLLTGNVGIKGAGPIVYRGQSNVQGSGDLLKPWILPNGPLNEENAKKLGELWGFEIPLEKGLTVTDALLTENDIRAVILVNYNVAHSLPNKSKVIKRLKEMDLVVVLDSYMTDTAKLAHYVLPVAMWAESEGSVVSLDRLVKWRFKAVEPPGEAKQALWVLAELAERLGLKVPKDPKVIFEEMKKVVKLYSSLKLEDVMDHSKNSRYPNGEIVLYEDKFYTSDGFAHFIPVEYRPVNRKGLVLITGRIVTKYNTDTLTTYMNDEEDIVYLNAEDMKSMGIKEGQEVILKSECGEVTVKAKSDPGLKKGYAFMINSSDLVNYVVCDILDPETRIPYYKSTEVVILSR is encoded by the coding sequence ATGTTAATACCAACAATTTGTCCTTTTTGTGGAGTTGGTTGTGGCTTACTATTAGACGTCGAAGGTGGAAAAGTAGTTAGGGTAATTCCAGAGAAAGACCACATAGTCTCAAAGGGGAAAATATGCGGTAAAGGAGCGACAGCCCACAAGACCTTATATTTGCCTGGTAGGTTAACAAGACCTTTAAAGAGGGTAGGAGACTCATTTGTAGAGGTTGGATGGAACGAGGCTTTAAACGAAATAGTTGAGAGGATTAAAGAGGTCAAGGAAAAATATGGAGGAAAAGCTATCGCTATTTACGGAGGTTGTCAGAACTCATTAGAAGAGGTCTATTTAATGTCAAAGCTGATCAGATTTTTAGGAAGCAATAATGTAGACTCATGTGCGAGAATTTGCCATGAGCCCTCAGCTACAGCATTAAAAGAGGTAGTGGGCATCGGAGCTTCAGGTACATCAGTAGAGGAAATACCTAACGCGAAAGTGTTAGTTATTGCAGGCGAACAGATAACGGAGAGTCACCCAGTGCTAACAGAGTACTTGATAGAGGCTAAGAAACATGGGACGAAAATTATAGTAATTGACCCAAGGTTTACGAAGACAGCTAAACTCGCTGACTTGTACATCCCGGTAAATCAAGGTACAGATGTTTACTTATATAATGCTGTCGGAAACTACCTGATAAAACGTGGTTTATACGATGAGGAGTTCGTGAAGGTTAGGACTAAGGGTTTTGAAGAGTACGCAAAGACTGTGTCACGTTATACCCTGGAAGAGGCTGAGAGGATAACGGGAGTCCCTAAGGAACTCATTATTAAGTTCGCTGAAATGATAACTATAAAACCAACAATCTTCTCATGGGGTTTAGGTCTGAGCGAAGGTGGGGGAATTAACGCCATAAGAGCGTTCCTCAACTTAATGTTATTGACAGGCAACGTAGGAATAAAGGGTGCCGGTCCCATAGTTTATAGGGGACAGTCTAACGTACAAGGTTCAGGTGATTTACTGAAACCGTGGATATTACCCAACGGACCGTTAAACGAGGAAAACGCTAAGAAGCTGGGAGAGCTATGGGGTTTTGAAATACCTTTAGAAAAGGGATTGACTGTTACAGATGCATTACTTACCGAAAATGACATCAGGGCAGTAATTTTGGTTAATTATAACGTTGCCCATAGCTTGCCTAATAAGAGCAAGGTGATCAAAAGGCTTAAGGAAATGGATCTGGTCGTGGTATTGGACTCTTATATGACGGATACTGCGAAGTTAGCCCATTATGTTTTACCAGTTGCTATGTGGGCTGAGAGTGAGGGTTCTGTAGTATCATTGGACAGATTAGTAAAGTGGAGGTTTAAGGCAGTTGAACCTCCAGGGGAAGCTAAACAAGCTTTATGGGTCTTGGCTGAACTGGCTGAGAGATTGGGACTTAAAGTTCCTAAAGACCCTAAGGTTATTTTCGAGGAGATGAAGAAAGTAGTAAAACTATACTCGTCGCTGAAATTGGAGGACGTCATGGATCACTCTAAGAACAGCAGATACCCTAACGGTGAGATTGTACTTTATGAAGACAAGTTCTATACTTCTGACGGTTTTGCTCATTTCATCCCAGTTGAGTACAGACCGGTTAATAGAAAAGGTCTAGTTCTCATCACGGGTAGGATAGTGACTAAGTACAACACTGATACTTTAACGACTTACATGAACGATGAGGAGGACATAGTCTACTTGAATGCTGAAGACATGAAATCGATGGGAATTAAGGAAGGACAAGAAGTTATTTTAAAGAGCGAGTGCGGTGAAGTAACTGTTAAGGCTAAGAGTGATCCAGGTTTGAAGAAGGGTTACGCGTTTATGATTAACTCCAGTGACTTAGTCAACTACGTGGTTTGTGATATATTAGATCCCGAGACTAGGATCCCGTATTATAAATCAACAGAGGTTGTTATTTTATCAAGATGA
- a CDS encoding nucleotidyltransferase domain-containing protein encodes MIKEPYSTLITNMLEIMKEEFKDDLISVIVYGSVARGDNRNDSDVDLLIIMKNLPKDSMLKRIRLFETKVEDKLNLDKYWKMGYYVSLSPVLKTPEEAEKFSPLYLDMVYDAVILYDRDYFFTRILEKLRARLQELGAERVRMGKKWYWVLKKDAKFGESVEL; translated from the coding sequence ATGATAAAGGAACCTTACTCTACCTTAATTACCAACATGCTTGAGATAATGAAGGAGGAGTTTAAAGACGACTTAATTTCAGTAATAGTTTACGGAAGCGTTGCTAGGGGTGATAATAGAAACGATAGTGATGTCGACCTACTAATAATTATGAAAAACCTTCCTAAGGACAGCATGCTTAAGAGGATAAGGCTATTCGAAACTAAAGTAGAGGATAAGCTGAACTTAGACAAGTACTGGAAGATGGGGTATTACGTATCTCTTTCACCCGTGCTAAAAACACCGGAAGAGGCTGAGAAATTCTCCCCGCTCTATTTAGACATGGTTTATGATGCCGTAATACTCTACGATAGGGATTACTTCTTCACAAGAATATTGGAGAAATTAAGGGCTAGGCTACAAGAGTTAGGTGCTGAAAGGGTTAGGATGGGTAAGAAGTGGTATTGGGTGCTTAAGAAGGACGCAAAATTCGGTGAGTCAGTTGAACTTTGA
- a CDS encoding HEPN domain-containing protein gives MNFDQFAYSYISQAEERIHLARIENERKKYNIVVRLCQEAVELSLKACLRLVDIEPPKFHDVGPILKNNSDKFPQWFREKIDLFVSYSRSLRKERELSMYGDEESNTPAELLYSEYDSQQALKMAEEVLDYAKKLYEEKRNR, from the coding sequence TTGAACTTTGACCAATTCGCATATTCTTATATTTCACAAGCTGAAGAAAGAATACACTTGGCTAGAATAGAGAATGAAAGGAAGAAGTATAATATTGTGGTAAGATTGTGTCAAGAGGCTGTGGAGTTATCACTTAAAGCCTGCCTTAGGCTTGTTGATATAGAACCTCCTAAATTTCATGACGTAGGTCCTATATTGAAAAACAATTCTGACAAGTTTCCCCAGTGGTTTAGAGAGAAAATAGACCTTTTCGTTTCGTATTCTAGGTCTTTAAGGAAAGAAAGAGAGTTATCAATGTACGGTGATGAGGAATCTAATACACCAGCAGAGTTACTGTATTCTGAATACGATTCACAACAAGCGTTAAAGATGGCTGAAGAAGTATTGGACTATGCTAAGAAATTATATGAAGAGAAAAGAAATAGATAG